One Rosa chinensis cultivar Old Blush chromosome 3, RchiOBHm-V2, whole genome shotgun sequence DNA window includes the following coding sequences:
- the LOC112192528 gene encoding E3 ubiquitin-protein ligase SINAT2: MAMAKSETAGALNKPTPGLGGKHGLYSTNGVHELLECPVCTSLMYPPIHQCPNGHTLCSDCKVRVQNCCPTCRYELGNIRCLALEKVAESLELPCIYQSLGCHDIFPYYSKLKHEQHCRFRLYNCPYAGSECSVTGDIPTLVNHLKDDHKVDMHDGCTFNHRYVKSNPHEVENATWMLTVFNCFGRQFCLHFEAFQMGMAPVYMAFLRFMGDDTEAKKFSYSLEVGGNGRKLIWQGIPRSIRDSHRKVRDSQDGLIIQRNMALYFSGGDRQELKLRITGRIWKEE; this comes from the exons ATGGCAATGGCAAAGTCAGAGACAGCTGGTGCACTTAATAAGCCTACCCCTGGTTTGGGTGGAAAACATGGTCTATATTCAACCAATGGTGTGCATGAGTTACTTGAGTGCCCTGTCTGCACAAGTTTAATGTACCCTCCTATTCATCAG TGTCCTAATGGCCACACATTATGTTCTGACTGCAAGGTAAGGGTGCAGAATTGTTGCCCAACTTGCCGCTATGAGCTTGGAAATATCAGGTGTTTGGCTTTGGAGAAGGTTGCTGAATCATTGGAACTCCCATGCATATACCAGAGTTTAGGCTGTCATGATATTTTCCCATACTATAGCAAGCTGAAGCATGAGCAACATTGTCGATTTCGTCTATACAATTGCCCTTATGCTGGATCTGAGTGCTCTGTTACAGGCGATATCCCAACTCTTGTTAATCATCTTAAGGATGATCACAAGGTCGACATGCATGATGGGTGTACCTTCAACCATAGATATGTTAAATCAAACCCACATGAAGTTGAAAATGCAACTTGGATGCTAACT GTCTTTAATTGTTTTGGAAGACAGTTTTGTTTGCACTTTGAGGCTTTCCAGATGGGAATGGCTCCAGTCTACATGGCTTTTTTACGATTCATGGGCGATGATACTGAGGCGAAGAAATTCAGCTATAGTTTGGAGGTTGGTGGAAATGGTCGTAAGTTAATATGGCAAGGAATTCCCAGGAGTATCCGTGACAGTCATAGAAAAGTTCGTGACAGCCAGGATGGACTCATAATACAGAGAAATATGGCGCTCTACTTTTCTGGTGGGGATAGGCAAGAACTGAAGTTGAGGATTACTGGCCGGATATGGAAAGAAGAATGA